In Schizosaccharomyces osmophilus chromosome 2, complete sequence, the following proteins share a genomic window:
- the trp1 gene encoding anthranilate synthase component II, multifunctional enzyme Trp1, with translation MTQHEVPSQEPSETKIILEGQTERPIVMIDNYDSFTWNIVQYLSNLEKRYPILVIRNDELTVDELEQLQPLKLILSPGPGHPARDGGICNEAISRFAGKIPIFGVCMGLQCLFESMGGNVESAGEIIHGKVSKIYHDGLGLFQGIPQGISVTRYHSLAGTIKSLPADLEVTSWTENGIIMGARHKKYAIEGVQYHPESILSEYGKEYIQNFLNLTAGTWEENHVTMPTKNNSFNNAMKERSNTVSFSSAAPENVSKQSILNEIHAQRLIDIAESKSSRGHTVNDLQTYLNMNLTLPVVNFYDRLKKSTPALMAEVKRASPSKGDIDPYANAAQQALTYANAGASVISVLTEPKWFKGSLDDLLLARRAVDQVADRPAILRKDFIIDPYQIMEARLNGADSVLLIVAMLSYEQLESLYKFAKSLDMEPLVEVNCASEMEVAIKLGAKVIGVNNRNLHSFEVDLSNTSKLVDMVPKDVVLAALSGIGSRADVELYTKQGVSAVLVGESLMRASDPAAFAQELLHGASKKEGSDVSSKPLVKVCGTRTVPAAKTIIESGGDLIGLIFADKSKRKVDLQVAREIVELAHSNVRNYRDMGSPLEIQKNWFGYQYQKIANSRHPLVVGVFKNQPLEYIKEVLSTIDLDIIQLHGQEPLEWANDLQKPVIKVFSPNASELSTPNYHILPLVDAFVGGQSGGLGKAVDWKAAAQITVPYVLAGGLTPENVQEALTTSHAAIVDVSSGVETEGIQDDEKIKRFIENAKKC, from the coding sequence ATGACTCAACATGAGGTCCCTTCGCAAGAGCCTTCCGAAACTAAAATCATTTTGGAAGGCCAAACAGAACGTCCCATCGTAATGATTGATAATTACGATAGTTTTACTTGGAACATCGTCCAGTACCTTTCGAATCTGGAAAAAAGGTACCCAATTTTGGTTATTCGCAATGATGAACTCACCGTGGACGAACTCGAGCAACTTCAGCCCTTAAAGCTCATCTTGTCGCCAGGTCCCGGCCATCCTGCTCGTGACGGTGGTATCTGCAATGAAGCCATTTCTCGTTTTGCCGGAAAAATCCCCATTTTCGGTGTCTGCATGGGTTTGCAATGTCTTTTCGAAAGCATGGGCGGTAACGTTGAATCCGCTGGCGAAATCATTCACGGTAaagtttccaaaatttACCATGACGGCTTAGGCTTGTTTCAAGGAATCCCTCAAGGCATCTCCGTTACCCGTTATCATTCTTTGGCTGGAACTATCAAGTCGCTCCCCGCTGACTTGGAAGTGACGAGCTGGACCGAAAATGGCATTATCATGGGTGCTCGTCACAAAAAGTATGCCATTGAAGGTGTCCAGTACCATCCTGAGAGTATTCTCAGCGAATACGGTAAAGAGTATATTCAAAACTTCTTAAACCTTACTGCAGGCACTTGGGAAGAAAATCATGTCACTATGCCTACAAAGAACAATTCGTTTAACAATGCTATGAAGGAACGCTCCAATaccgtttctttttcttccgCTGCCCCCGAGAATGTCTCCAAGCAATCCATCCTCAACGAGATTCACGCTCAGCGTCTCATCGATATCGCCGAAAGCAAAAGTAGCCGCGGCCATACTGTAAACGATTTACAAACATATTTGAACATGAACCTTACCCTTCCCGTGGTTAACTTTTATGACCGCCTCAAAAAGTCGACTCCAGCCCTCATGGCTGAGGTCAAGCGTGCTTCTCCATCCAAGGGCGACATTGATCCTTATGCCAATGCTGCTCAACAGGCTTTGACATATGCCAATGCTGGTGCTTCTGTTATTTCTGTCCTCACTGAACCCAAGTGGTTCAAAGGTTCCTTGGACGATTTGCTGCTTGCACGTCGCGCTGTGGATCAGGTTGCCGACCGCCCTGCAATCCTCCGCAAGGACTTCATCATTGACCCTTACCAAATCATGGAAGCTCGTTTGAATGGTGCTGACTCTGTCTTGCTAATCGTTGCTATGCTGTCTTACGAACAATTAGAATCTCTCTACAAATTTGCAAAGTCTCTAGACATGGAGCCCTTAGTTGAAGTCAACTGCGCAAGCGAGATGGAAGTTGCTATTAAATTAGGTGCCAAGGTAATTGGTGTTAACAATCGTAATTTACACAGTTTCGAGGTAGACTTGTCGAATACCTCGAAATTGGTTGACATGGTTCCTAAGGACGTTGTGCTGGCTGCTCTCAGCGGCATTGGCTCCAGAGCCGATGTTGAATTATATACAAAGCAAGGCGTTTCTGCCGTCCTCGTTGGCGAGTCATTGATGCGTGCTTCTGATCCTGCTGCCTTTGCACAGGAGCTTCTTCATGGtgcttccaaaaaagaggGTTCAGATGTCTCTTCTAAGCCCCTTGTAAAGGTATGTGGTACTCGCACTGTTCCAGCTGCTAAAACGATTATAGAATCAGGAGGCGATTTAATAGGTCTTATTTTTGCCGATAAAAGCAAACGGAAGGTGGATCTTCAAGTTGCTAGAGAAATCGTGGAGTTAGCCCATTCCAACGTTCGCAATTACCGAGACATGGGTAGCCCACTTGAAATACAGAAAAATTGGTTTGGATAccaatatcaaaaaattgctaATTCTCGCCATCCCTTGGTTGTTGGTGTGTTCAAAAATCAACCTTTAGAATATATTAAGGAGGTACTGTCAACCATTGATTTAGATATCATTCAGTTGCACGGACAAGAGCCATTAGAATGGGCCAACGACCTACAAAAGCCTGTAATTAAGGTGTTTTCTCCTAATGCATCAGAATTGTCTACACCAAACTACCACATACTTCCTCTCGTTGATGCATTTGTCGGAGGCCAATCTGGAGGATTAGGCAAAGCTGTTGATTGGAAAGCAGCCGCCCAAATCACGGTCCCTTATGTTTTAGCTGGTGGGTTGACCCCAGAGAATGTTCAAGAAGCTCTAACCACATCCCATGCTGCGATCGTCGATGTTTCCAGCGGAGTAGAAACGGAAGGTATCCAAGATGacgaaaaaatcaaaaggtTTATTGAAAATGCCAAAAAGTGTTAG
- the arf6 gene encoding ADP-ribosylation factor, Arf family Arf6, with protein sequence MGNGLVKGFSKPFQRIFVNKEMRILMLGLDAAGKTTILYKLKLNQSVVTIPTVGFNVETVTYKNIRFNVWDVGGQDKIRPLWRHYFTGTKGLIFVVDAADSHRLAEARQELHRIISDREMRDALLLVFANKQDLGNALSPLQITEILQLDKLKDRLWNVQPTCALTGDGLLEGLAWLSQNAKIK encoded by the exons ATGGGAAACGGTCTTGTTAAGGGCTTTTCAAAGCCTTTTCAGCGTATTTTCGTCAATAAAGAAATGCGAATTTTGATGCTTGGTTTGGACGCTGCTGGTAAAACGA CAATACTTTACAAATTAAAACTCAATCAGAGCGTTGTGACTATACCCACTGTAGGTTTTAATGTCGAGACAGTCACCTACAAAAACATCAGGTTCAATGTATGGGATGTGGGCGGTCAAGACAAAATCCGTCCTCTTTGGCGCCACTACTTTACCGGAACAAAAGGTCTCATTTTTGTGGTGGATGCTGCTGATAGCCATCGTCTGGCGGAAGCTCGTCAAGAGTTGCACAGAATTATTTCTGATCGTGAAATGCGAGATGCTCTTCTCTTGgtttttgcaaataaacaagattTGGGAAATG CCCTTTCACCCCTTCAAATAACCGAAATTCTTCAGCTTGACAAGTTGAAAGACCGTCTTTGGAACGTTCAGCCAACTTGCGCTTTGACAGGAGATGGCTTATTAGAAGGATTAGCTTGGCTAAGccaaaatgcaaaaatcAAGTAA
- the fmd1 gene encoding glutathione-dependent formaldehyde dehydrogenase produces the protein MSSEEKTITCKAAVAWKAGEPLSIENVQVAPPKSHEVRVQVDWSAVCHTDAYTLSGVDPEGAFPIILGHEGAGVVESIGEDVTNVRPGDHVILLYTPECKECKFCRSGKTNLCSKIRETQGRGLMPDGTSRFSIDGKPLLHYMGCSSFSQYTVVADISLVAISHSAPLRSVCLLGCGITTGFGAATHSAKVDAGSTVAVIGAGCVGLAAMQGAIASGASRIIAIDINSEKEAFAKKFGATDFINPTKVDDIVQHITDMTDGGVDYAFDCTGNVNVMLQALQFCHKGWGKLCVIGVAAGGKTLAFRPFLVVTGRQVLGSAFGGVKGRTELPNFVDDYLQGRFKVDEYITHSENLHTINNALDHMHEGKCIRCVVDMSNP, from the exons ATGtcttctgaagaaaaaacgatCACTTGCAAG GCTGCAGTTGCTTGGAAGGCTGGAGAACCTTTGTCTATAGAAAA TGTTCAAGTTGCTCCTCCAAAGTCCCATGAAGTTCGTGTTCAAGTCGATTGGTCGGCTGTTTGTCACACTGATGCCTACACTCTTTCCGGTGTAGACCCTGAAGGTGCGTTCCCAATTATTTTGGGCCACGAAGGTGCAGGTGTCGTTGAGAGCATTGGCGAAGACGTTACCAATGTTCGTCCTGGCGATCATgtcattcttctttacaCTCCCGAGTGCAAAGAATGTAAGTTTTGCCGCAGTGGTAAAACCAACCTTTGCTCCAAAATCCGTGAAACCCAAGGTCGTGGTTTAATGCCTGACGGTACTTCTCGTTTCTCCATTGACGGCAAGCCACTCCTCCATTATATGGGTTGCTCAAGCTTTAGCCAGTATACCGTCGTTGCCGACATTTCTCTCGTTGCCATTTCGCACTCAGCTCCTCTTCGTAGCGTCTGCCTTTTGGGTTGCGGTATCACCACTGGTTTCGGAGCTGCTACCCACTCTGCCAAGGTTGATGCCGGCTCAACCGTTGCTGTTATCGGAGCCGGCTGTGTGGGCCTTGCCGCCATGCAAGGTGCCATTGCTTCAGGAGCCTCCCGTATCATCGCCATTGACATCAATTctgaaaaggaagctttCGCCAAGAAATTTGGTGCCACTGATTTTATCAATCCTACCAAGGTCGACGATATTGTTCAGCACATCACAGACATGACTGACGGCGGTGTTGACTATGCTTTTGACTGTACTGGCAACGTCAATGTTATGCTTCAAGCCCTACAATTCTGCCACAAAGGCTGGGGAAAGCTTTGTGTCATTGGCGTGGCTGCTGGCGGTAAGACTTTGGCTTTCCGACCTTTCTTGGTTGTCACCGGTCGTCAAGTTTTGGGCTCTGCTTTTGGTGGTGTCAAGGGCCGCACTGAGCTTCCCAACTTTGTCGACGATTATCTCCAAGGCCGATTCAAGGTCGATGAGTACATTACTCACTCCGAAAATTTGCACACCATCAACAATGCCTTGGACCACATGCACGAGGGCAAATGTATTCGCTGTGTAGTTGATATGAGCAACCCCTAA
- the acb1 gene encoding fatty-acyl-CoA binding protein Acb1, with translation MSTPFEKAAAEIKELKQTPNSDELLKLYGLFKQATVGDNNTQKPGLLDMKGKYKWNAWEELKGKPKEEAVNEYVALAEELKGKYGLK, from the exons ATGTCTACTCCCTTTGAGAAAGCCGCTGCTGAAATTAAAGAGCTTAAGCAAACTCCCAACAGTGATGAGCTTTTGAAG CTCTATGGTTTGTTCAAGCAAGCTACTGTTGGAGACAACAACACTCAAAAGCCTGGCCTTTTGGATATGAAGGGTAAATACAAGTGGAATGCTTGGGAAGAATTGAAGGGCAAGCCGAAGGAAGAAGCTGTGAACGAATATGTTGCTTTAGCCGAAGAACTCAAGGGTAAATATGGCTTGAAATAG
- the cog3 gene encoding Golgi transport complex subunit Cog3, translated as MFDQWEFLHSENEDLVNSLQPLNASESSKPTVENLSPIKSLGSPIFDSSSSLRRCNSLKSHTPKCKLGAEVRLEDKQRVVSWIKQDGESEILERAEIRMRELQAYSAFADGLSQQTNEIKQSLSSIKTSFSISESKLNEFSQTCDTLATEEEAFARLANDIDRGLSYFAPLKELIRVFRHPPSDLVSRSSFRNYILQINRCIHFLEENLDFQESEVYLSQYKRLLAQGFTMFKNHFFRLIKVASDQVIQSAKTMQTDKQFESSLFYSRFSAIAFQLRPLLIEFKKSISEQTFNLTAFYDFYLQTRMRLLQPVLSSQIRSFFLEKSITSFIQKSLAILQLTFFDESRLFNEFFDETNEKFTEYWQNICETFYEGSRSMILREKNLTDLCEVCSYIRSFQNSIAEGDREEIGKELATHLSPVVSELQNRVLFLVQAAIDSDIQNYTPNDDDLFPNINKGTQLFNLENLGLNDVEEKVNVNVPERLAMAQGWYPVVQKSLIILSKIYRLLDSNVFDDIALEIIHACIGSLMEAYKYYSNKNDPQIARLFLIKNFLVLKEQLSSFEIQYAHIQAGVDFKRIWDRVREWRSNLRGILQLAYETFPKFINNMVDTRQELNEYLRFAVNGYVEAAVESFTNALKAHDPNSVGELMHRLDKVEGLHKQISSYLTEPWIEGLLLQAVYEEIVKHFREYYNTLSVEDLQTLETTELNRETDRNVPKSLEDYLDDIAEPFQHLNESVSNDKAST; from the exons ATGTTTGATCAATGGGAATTTTTACATTCAGAAAATGAGGATTTAGTGAACTCTTTGCAG CCATTGAACGCGTCTGAATCTTCGAAACCCACAGTGGAAAATCTGTCGCCTATAAAAAGCTTAGGATCTCCGATATTTGATTCCAGTTCTTCCTTAAGACGATGTAACTCTTTGAAATCGCATACTCCAAAGTGTAAGCTGGGCGCTGAGGTAAGGCTAGAGGATAAACAAAGAGTCGTGAGCTGGATAAAACAAGATGGAGAAAGCGAAATTTTAGAACGAGCGGAAATCCGCATGCGCGAGCTTCAAGCCTATTCAGCATTCGCGGATGGACTTTCGCAGCAGACAAATGAAATTAAGCAGTCTTTGTCATCTATAAAGACTagcttttcaatttcagaATCAAAATTGAACGAGTTTTCTCAGACATGTGACACGCTGGCAACTGAAGAA GAAGCATTCGCAAGACTTGCTAATGATATCGATCGAGGGTTATCTTATTTTGCTCCattaaaggaattgattCGTGTTTTCCGTCACCCGCCGTCAGACTTGGTATCAAGAAGTTCCTTTCGGAATTATATTTTGCAGATAAACAGATGTATCCACTTcttggaagaaaat TTGGATTTTCAAGAGAGCGAGGTCTATTTATCTCAATATAAACGGCTTTTAGCTCAAGGATTTACAATGTTTAAAAATCATTTCTTCCGTCTTATTAAAGTAGCATCTGACCAAGTTATACAGAGCGCAAAGACCATG CAAACAGACAAACAATTCGAAAGCTCTTTGTTCTATTCTCGTTTTAGCGCGATTGCGTTTCAGCTTCGACCACTGCTCATAGAATTTAAGAAGAGTATTTCTGAACAAACGTTTAATCTCACTGCGTTTTATgacttttatttacagACCCGTATGCGCTTACTTCAGCCTGTTCTTAGTAGTCAGATAAGGAGTTTCTTCTTGGAAAAATCAATTACTTCGTTT ATCCAAAAATCACTAGCTATCCTACAGCTTACTTTCTTTGACGAAAGCAGactttttaatgaattctttgatgaaacaaatgaaaagtttaCAGAATACTGGCAAAATATATGTGAAACCTTTTACGAAGGTTCCAGATCGATGATTTTACGTGAGAAAAATTTGACAGATTTATGTGAAGTTTGCTCCTACATACGgtctttccaaaattcGATAGCGGAAGGAGATAGAGAGGAAATAGGCAAAGAGCTCGCGACACATCTAAGCCCAGTAGTATCTGAACTTCAAAATCGAGTGTTATTTCTAGTACAAGCAGCTATTGATTCAgatattcaaaattatACACCGAACGATGATGATCTCTTCCCcaatataaacaaaggGACACAATTATtcaatttggaaaatttgGGTTTGAATGATGTCGAAGAGAAAGTGAACGTAAATGTACCAGAGAGACTTGCTATGGCACAAGGATGGTACCCTGTTGTTCAAAAGTCTTTGATTATTTTGTCCAAAATATATCGTCTCCTTGAT TCGAATGTCTTTGACGATATAGCGCTCGAAATCATACATGCTTGCATCGGGTCATTAATGGAAGCCTACAAGTACTATAGCAATAAAAACGATCCACAGATTGCCAggctttttttgataaagaactttttggttttgaaagAGCAATTAAGCTCATTTGAAATTCAATACGCACATATTCAGGCAGGTGTCGACTTTAAGAGAATTTGGGATCGCGTGCGTGAATGGCGTTCTAACCTTCGAGGCATTCTTCAACTGGCGTATGAAACATTTCCtaaatttataaacaaTATGGTGGATACCCGACAAGAGTTGAACGAATACTTGCGTTTTGCAGTAAATGGATATGTCGAGGCAGCGGTTGAGTCTTTTACAAACGCCTTGAAAGCACATGACCCAAACAGCGTGGGTGAACTTATGCATCGACTGGATAAGGTGGAGGGCTTACATAAGCAAATATCCTCTTACTTAACGGAACCTTGGATTGAAGGGCTGCTTCTGCAAGCGGTTTATGAGGAAATTGTTAAACATTTCCGAGAGTACTACAATACGCTATCCGTTGAAGATTTGCAAACTTTGGAAACTACAGAATTGAATCGTGAAACTGATAGAAACGTACCAAAAAGCCTGGAAGACTACCTGGATGACATTGCTGAACCTTTTCAACATTTAAACGAATCTGTATCTAATGACAAGGCTTCTACTTAA
- the tts1 gene encoding tetra spanning protein 1, Tts1, whose amino-acid sequence MPPKVSPNKPLGERLLPLVKNTQFFWFLGQFAVVLFSTIYTLQVVPFRQGSSCIFRTGIAGAVLAYSIVLYKVYGSSILSRSSWNTPFVRRIMTDDNVLYFGLALSLFMNRPVLFALTPYAIYATFHISTYMRSNLLPAVSPSVTSGTEPKNYFYKFSQLLNKYTRTQFQPAMKLVANIEAFLFFRYFFGFFLRLNTFSQFIFYAFFLRMRYNSSHFTRASFREIGLRMDRAVADHRVPPQARNAWAQTKHFLSRFGNVPVAQSPTSSARPTSAST is encoded by the exons atgCCACCAAAAGTGTCTCCTAATAAGCCTTTAGGTGAACGCCTGCTTCCTCTTGTCAAA aacactcaattcttttggtttttgggACAGTTTGCTGTCGTCTTGTTTAGCACTATTTATACGTTGCAAGTGGTTCCCTTCCGTCAAGGTTCATCATGCATTTTCAGGACTGGCATCGCAGGAGCCGTCTTGGCATACTCCATTGTCCTTTACAAGGTTTATGGCTCTAGCATCCTTTCTCGTTCCTCTTGGAACACCCCATTTGTACGCCGTATAATGACTGATGATAATGTCTTGTACTTTGGTTTGGCTTTATCCTTGTTTATGAACCGCCCTGTCTTATTTGCACTTACACCCTATGCTATTTATGCCACGTTCCATATCTCCACCTACATGCGCAGCAACCTTTTGCCGGCTGTTTCTCCCTCTGTCACAAGCGGCACCGAACCCAAGAATTATTTCTATAAATTTTCCCAATTGCTCAACAAGTACACTCGTACTCAATTCCAACCAGCTATGAAGCTTGTAGCCAACATTGAAGccttcctcttcttccgTTACTTCTTTGGCTTCTTCCTACGCTTGAATACCTTTTCccaattcattttctatgCCTTCTTCCTTCGTATGCGTTACAACAGCAGCCACTTTACTCGTGCATCCTTCCGAGAGATTGGCCTTCGTATGGACCGTGCTGTCGCCGACCACCGCGTTCCTCCTCAAGCAAGAAACGCATGGGCCCAGACAAAGCACTTCCTTTCTAGATTCGGCAATGTACCTGTTGCTCAATCTCCTACTTCCAGTGCTCGTCCTACCTCTGCGTCCACTTAA
- the arg41 gene encoding argininosuccinate lyase produces the protein MASQKLWGGRFTGTTDPLMTAYNESIHYDKRMFNADVDGSKAYAKALEQRGIVDKVELGKILEGLESVRAEWKADKFVLHPSDEDIHTANERRLGEIIGTGIAGKLHTGRSRNDQVATDMRLWLREEIKIVKAFLVDLLKVFASRAEKDIGIVMPGYTHLQRAQPIRWSHFLMSHAFSLLSDLTRLNQLYNRVNQLPLGAGALAGNPFAVDREFLCKELGFDGIIMNSMNAVADRDFVIEFMYWSSMVMTHVSRLAEDFIIYSSSEFSFVTLSDAYSTGSSIMPQKKNPDSLELLRGKSGRVFGDMVGFMMSVKGIPSTYNKDLQEDKEALFDSVKTVSDSIQILTGVLSTLTVNPEKIAKSLTADMLATDLAEYLVRKGVPFRQTHHVSGSAVRMAEERNTTIDKLSVDDFKSLHPLYEDDVVNVFNYEESVEKRCAIGGTAKSCVLEQVKTLKEALN, from the coding sequence ATGGCTTCTCAAAAACTATGGGGTGGAAGATTTACTGGCACTACGGATCCTTTGATGACTGCCTACAATGAATCTATACATTATGATAAGCGCATGTTCAATGCTGACGTGGATGGTTCGAAAGCGTATGCGAAAGCTCTAGAGCAACGTGGGATCGTCGACAAAGTTGAGCTTGGAAAGATTTTGGAAGGATTAGAAAGCGTTCGCGCTGAATGGAAAGCAGACAAGTTTGTTCTCCATCCTTCTGACGAGGACATTCATACTGCTAATGAGCGCCGACTCGGTGAAATCATTGGCACAGGAATCGCCGGCAAGTTGCATACTGGTAGAAGTAGAAACGACCAAGTTGCTACGGATATGCGTCTTTGGCTTCGTGAAGAGATCAAAATTGTTAAAGCTTTTCTCGTTGATTTGTTAAAGGTATTTGCTTCTCGTGCCGAAAAGGACATCGGTATCGTTATGCCTGGATATACCCATTTACAACGTGCCCAACCCATCCGCTGGTCGCACTTTTTGATGTCTCATGCGTTCTCACTCCTGTCTGATTTGACCCGTCTGAACCAGTTGTACAACCGTGTCAACCAACTTCCATTGGGAGCGGGTGCTTTGGCTGGTAACCCCTTTGCTGTCGACCGAGAATTCCTCTGTAAGGAACTTGGTTTTGACGGCATTATCATGAACTCTATGAATGCTGTTGCTGACCGTGACTTTGTTATTGAATTTATGTATTGGTCTAGTATGGTTATGACCCATGTTTCTCGGTTGGCTGAAGATTTCATTATCTATTCTAGCTCTGAGTTTAGTTTTGTAACACTATCCGATGCATACTCAACGGGTAGTAGCATTATGcctcaaaagaaaaatcctGATTCCCTAGAATTGCTTCGTGGTAAATCTGGTCGTGTTTTTGGTGACATGGTTGGTTTCATGATGTCCGTAAAAGGCATTCCATCCACCTACAATAAGGATTTACAAGAAGACAAGGAGGCTCTATTTGATTCTGTCAAGACTGTTTCTGATTCTATCCAAATCCTTACTGGTGTCCTTTCCACCTTGACTGTCAATCCTGAAAAAATCGCTAAAAGCTTAACCGCTGATATGTTGGCTACAGATTTGGCCGAGTACTTAGTTCGAAAGGGTGTTCCATTTCGTCAAACCCATCATGTCTCTGGTTCCGCTGTTCGTATGGCTGAAGAGAGAAACACCACAATCGACAAGCTTTCCGTTGATGACTTCAAGTCTTTACATCCTCTCTATGAGGATGACGTTGTAAATGTCTTCAACTACGAGGAAAGTGTTGAAAAACGATGTGCTATTGGCGGTACTGCTAAGTCTTGTGTACTGGAGCAAGTAAAGACCCTCAAAGAAGCTCTTAATTAG
- a CDS encoding IK-like nuclear protein: MNQDDFRKLLATPRSETSELDRLPKRSQGPSFGRRHPRLPTSLPPRSIAKRHSNVKPNFKKPSSSLVTEAKNSVADEPETLSENDRLVQDLRGKLHRGEITGDEFSKRTQELGGDLSTTHLVRGLDRRLLQKAKYQQIEPDIPQFMEKEPKGSSPIRNEEQDDNLLEELAEKTSNADQQPSEDALVSSTSTSVPVYPNGRPKYRRTVEEGKKVKYELAENGSVLKRLVKKEKKKAPLEMTIASSDDKAPPFKEKTEKEIVPLPKVDTDADIFEEAGDDYDPFHDSEDNDNFDPKRLKLDVEDKKPKSNEFSNFSGKLFENAEDTARDSPKDFRQQIQHLASLQSRRENEDLKKHENKKKVDAGFGLTLSKDDTWDISDADESEDDEDGGKKRKNKK, translated from the coding sequence ATGAATCAGGATGATTTTCGAAAGCTGCTAGCTACCCCTAGAAGTGAAACCTCAGAGTTAGATAGATTACCAAAGAGATCCCAGGGTCCATCATTTGGCAGGCGGCATCCTAGATTGCCTACATCGCTACCACCTAGATCGATCGCTAAAAGACATTCAAATGTAAAGCctaatttcaaaaagccttcctcttctttggTGActgaagcaaaaaattcGGTGGCCGATGAACCTGAAACACTCTCTGAAAACGATCGTCTTGTGCAAGATTTACGAGGTAAGCTTCACCGGGGCGAAATCACAGGAGATGAATTCTCGAAAAGAACTCAAGAATTAGGCGGAGATCTGTCAACCACTCATCTCGTTCGGGGTTTAGATCGTAGacttttacaaaaagcGAAGTATCAGCAAATTGAGCCTGATATTCCTCAGTTTATGGAGAAAGAACCAAAGGGATCCAGTCCAATAAGAAATGAAGAACAAGATGATAATCTCCTTGAAGAATTGGcagaaaaaacaagcaatGCAGATCAACAACCTTCTGAAGACGCATTGGTAAGCTCGACAAGCACAAGTGTACCAGTATATCCTAATGGGCGACCCAAGTACCGAAGGActgttgaagaaggaaagaaagtaaagtaTGAACTTGCTGAAAACGGTAGTGTTTTGAAGCGACTGgtaaaaaaggagaaaaagaaggctCCATTAGAGATGACGATTGCTTCCTCCGATGATAAAGCACCaccttttaaagaaaaaacggagaaagaaatagtTCCTTTACCGAAGGTTGATACAGATGCTGacatatttgaagaagctggAGATGACTACGATCCATTCCACGACAGTGAAGATAACGACAACTTTGACCCAAAACGTCTAAAACTAGATGTTGAGGATAAAAAACCGAAAAGCAATGAATTCAGTAATTTTAGTGGGAAGCTTTTTGAGAATGCAGAAGATACTGCTCGGGATAGTCCCAAAGATTTTCGACAACAAATCCAGCATTTGGCAAGCCTGCAGAGTCgaagagaaaatgaagatttaAAGAAGcacgaaaacaaaaagaaagtggATGCGGGTTTTGGTTTGACGTTATCAAAAGACGATACTTGGGACATTTCTGATGCGGATGAAtctgaagatgatgaagatggaGGAAAAAAGcgaaagaataaaaagtaa
- the mrp15 gene encoding mitochondrial ribosomal protein subunit L57, with protein sequence MFSRGIWRTGYIPKGSVVRPQGLSSLFSRNVMNIHSKENGYTCELTSSAQDIDSFFNRVFGSTNYISSQGLKEQIFTHKSYKQGRVAYNEPLVSLGVAVVDVSLMNHFLRNGNVNNVPKYSDITRFRSPRRIALATKDWEPESAARCMLPLLTGKSDEKPPLDRVLSTTIFSLVAAIYLQKGGQEAIKFCDERLVNQLIPQNEHVEK encoded by the coding sequence ATGTTTTCTAGAGGCATTTGGCGAACAGGATATATACCAAAAGGGAGTGTGGTTCGTCCCCAAGGCTTGAGTAGTCTTTTTTCCAGAAATGTTATGAATATTCATTCGAAGGAGAATGGTTATACTTGCGAATTGACCTCTTCGGCTCAAGATATTGATTCATTCTTTAATCGTGTGTTTGGTAGTACGAACTATATTTCAAGTCAAGGATTAAAGGAGCAGATTTTCACTCACAAGTCTTACAAACAGGGAAGAGTTGCTTACAATGAACCTCTTGTTTCGCTTGGTGTCGCGGTCGTTGAtgtttctttgatgaatcACTTCTTAAGGAATGGTAATGTAAACAATGTCCCAAAATACTCAGATATTACAAGATTCCGCTCTCCACGGCGAATCGCTTTGGCTACAAAAGATTGGGAACCTGAATCAGCGGCTCGCTGCATGCTTCCTTTGCTTACTGGGAAGTCTGATGAAAAGCCGCCCCTAGATAGAGTTTTGAGCACTACCATATTCAGTCTTGTTGCGGCTATTTATTTGCAAAAGGGAGGACAAGAAGCTATAAAGTTCTGTGATGAACGCTTGGTTAACCAGTTGATTCCTCAAAATGAACACGTTGAGAAATAG